CCAAGCTCAACCGCCGGTTGGCTGCCATCAAGGATCGCCGGCGCTCGCTCCTCTTTGCCGGCCAGAGCCCCGACCAGCCGCAGGTCCTCGAGCTGGAGCGCCAGGAGGCGGAGCTGGCGGCGCTCTTTGCCAGCCAGGCCGGCGAGCTGTCCCGGCGGACCGCGGCCCTGCGCCAGGACGTGGTGCTCATGCAGGATGCCGCCGGCCGGGAGCGCGAGGTGCCCCTCCTGGACATCGTCCGGGCCTACCGGCCCAACGCCATGTCGCTGACCGCCAAACTGGGCCTTTACCTGGGCAAGCTCAAGGAGCTCCTGCTGGACGATCCCCGGGAGTCCAACACCGAGGGCGGGCTCTTCCCGGCCATCCTGGGCACGGTGATGATGGTCTTTCTCATGAGCCTGTTCTCTTTCCCCTTCGGGGTCCTGGCCGGGATCTACCTGCGGGAGTATGCCAAGCCCGGGCCGCTCGTGCGGCTGGTGCGGGTGGGGGTGAACAACCTGGCCGGCATCCCCAGCATCGTCTACGGCATCTTCGGCCTGGGCTTCTTCATCTACGGCCTGGGCGCGGCCATCGACCAGGCCTTCTTCCCGGAGCGGCTGCCCACGCCCACCTTCGGCACCGGCGGCATCCTCTGGGCCAGCCTGACCCTGGGCCTGCTGACCGTGCCGGTGGTGATCGTGGCCACCGAGGAGGCCCTGGGCGCCATCCCCACCGGCATCCGCGAGGGCTCCCTGGCCCTGGGCTCCACCCGCTTCCAGACCCTGACCCGCATCCTCGTGCCCATGGCCTCACCCGGGATCATGACCGGCTTCATCCTGGCCATGGCCCGGGCTGCCGGCGAGGTGGCGCCCCTCATGATCACCGGTGTCGTCAAGCTGGCACCGGCCATGCCCGTGGACGGGGTCTTCCCGTATCTGCACCTGGATCGCAAGTTCATGCATCTGGGCTTCCACATCTACGACATCGGCTTCCAGTCGCCCAACGTCGAGGCGGCCAAGCCCATGGTCTTCACCACCACCCTGCTCCTGGTGGGCATCGTGGTGCTCATGACCAGCGGCGCCATCCTGCTCCGCAACCGCATGCGGCGGCACTACTACGTGAGCGGGGTCTGAGGACCGCCAAGCGCTCCCCGAGCGAAGGTACTGTTATCGCCATGGCAGAAGGAACAGTCCGTATCGCCACTGTGGGCGATCCGATCATCGTCGTCGACCGCTTCAACCTCTATTACGGCCAGGCCCAGGCCCTGTTCGACATCGCCTTCGGCATCCCCCGCCACGAGGTGACGGCCTTGATCGGGCCCTCCGGCTGCGGCAAGTCGACCCTTCTGCGCTGCTTCAACCGCATGAACGATCTCATTCAGGGGGTGCGGGTGGAGGGCAGTATCCGCATCGAGGGCGAGGATGTCTTCTCCCCGGAGATGGACGTCATCCGCCTGCGCTGCCGGGCCGGCATGGTCTTCCAGAAGTCGAACCCCTTCCCCAAGTCGGTCTTCGAGAACGTGGTCTACGGCCTCCGGGTGGCGGGGATCAACGACCGTGCGACCCTGGAGGCGGTGGCCGAGCAGAGCCTGAAGCGGGCGGCCCTGTGGGATGAGGTCAAGGACCGGCTGCGGGAATCGGCCATGGGGCTGTCCGGCGGCCAGATGCAGCGGCTGTGCATCGCCCGGGCCATCGCCGTGGCGCCGGACGTCATTCTCATGGACGAGCCCTGCTCGGCCCTGGACCCCCGCTCCACCAGCCAGATCGAGAACCTGATCGCCGAGCTGCGGGGCAGCTACACCATCGTCATCGTCACCCACAACATGCAGCAGGCGGCGCGGGTCTCCGACT
The genomic region above belongs to Thermodesulfobacteriota bacterium and contains:
- the pstA gene encoding phosphate ABC transporter permease PstA, whose amino-acid sequence is MDGRQQSRYWREGEPWVWLSATAVSLILLMATCLLLVVLANGLGVFWPHTLTRLEMSGGPPLLGEILQEEERPDGGRRLQLKIGNRDLYGLDFRWVPADQVQSTATPPEALVLERQEYGNFYGFIAGLRLPALGAAAAGQDGWPGLAAALARVARERQELTARSEGLSKLNRRLAAIKDRRRSLLFAGQSPDQPQVLELERQEAELAALFASQAGELSRRTAALRQDVVLMQDAAGREREVPLLDIVRAYRPNAMSLTAKLGLYLGKLKELLLDDPRESNTEGGLFPAILGTVMMVFLMSLFSFPFGVLAGIYLREYAKPGPLVRLVRVGVNNLAGIPSIVYGIFGLGFFIYGLGAAIDQAFFPERLPTPTFGTGGILWASLTLGLLTVPVVIVATEEALGAIPTGIREGSLALGSTRFQTLTRILVPMASPGIMTGFILAMARAAGEVAPLMITGVVKLAPAMPVDGVFPYLHLDRKFMHLGFHIYDIGFQSPNVEAAKPMVFTTTLLLVGIVVLMTSGAILLRNRMRRHYYVSGV
- the pstB gene encoding phosphate ABC transporter ATP-binding protein PstB: MAEGTVRIATVGDPIIVVDRFNLYYGQAQALFDIAFGIPRHEVTALIGPSGCGKSTLLRCFNRMNDLIQGVRVEGSIRIEGEDVFSPEMDVIRLRCRAGMVFQKSNPFPKSVFENVVYGLRVAGINDRATLEAVAEQSLKRAALWDEVKDRLRESAMGLSGGQMQRLCIARAIAVAPDVILMDEPCSALDPRSTSQIENLIAELRGSYTIVIVTHNMQQAARVSDYTAFMYLGRLVEYGETKQVFTVPACKDTEDYITGRFG